The following coding sequences lie in one Erwinia amylovora genomic window:
- the trmL gene encoding tRNA (uridine(34)/cytosine(34)/5-carboxymethylaminomethyluridine(34)-2'-O)-methyltransferase TrmL — MHIVLFEPEIPPNTGNIIRLCANTGFQLHLIEPLGFAWDDKRLRRAGLDYHEFAAIRHHASYEAFTASEAPQRLFALTTKGTPAHSAVSYQAGDYLLFGPETRGLPARVLNALPAQQKIRIPMMPDSRSMNLSNAVSVVVYEAWRQLDYAGAILRT; from the coding sequence ATGCATATCGTTTTATTTGAACCCGAAATCCCGCCCAATACCGGGAACATCATCCGCCTTTGTGCCAATACCGGCTTTCAGCTGCATTTGATAGAGCCTCTCGGTTTCGCCTGGGATGATAAACGGCTGCGCCGGGCCGGGCTGGACTATCACGAATTCGCGGCAATCAGGCATCATGCCAGCTACGAGGCGTTTACCGCCTCGGAAGCGCCACAGCGTCTGTTTGCCTTAACCACGAAGGGAACGCCTGCACACAGCGCGGTAAGCTACCAGGCGGGAGATTACCTGTTATTTGGACCGGAGACGCGGGGTCTGCCGGCCAGGGTGCTTAACGCCCTGCCGGCACAGCAGAAAATTCGCATCCCGATGATGCCGGACAGCCGCAGCATGAACTTATCTAACGCGGTTTCGGTGGTGGTCTACGAGGCGTGGAGACAGCTGGATTACGCTGGCGCAATACTGAGAACCTGA
- the cysE gene encoding serine O-acetyltransferase, protein MCVEPEQIWDEIKTEARELAECEPMLASFYHATLLKHDDLGSALSYMLANKLANPIMPAIAVREVIQDAYRQDLSMIISAACDIQAVRLRDPAVDKYSTPLLYLKGFHALQAYRIGHWLWNEGRRALAVYLQNEISVSFAVDIHPAAKIGRGIMLDHATGIVVGETAIIEDDVSILQSVTLGGTGKTSGDRHPKIREGVMIGAGAKILGNIEVGRGAKIGAGSVVLQPVPPHTTAAGVPARIVGKPNSDKPSMEMDQHFNGMVPGFEFGDGI, encoded by the coding sequence ATGTGTGTGGAACCTGAACAGATCTGGGATGAAATCAAAACGGAAGCGCGCGAGCTGGCCGAATGTGAACCGATGCTGGCCAGTTTCTACCACGCCACGTTGTTAAAACATGACGATCTGGGCAGCGCGTTGAGCTACATGCTGGCTAATAAGTTGGCAAATCCGATTATGCCAGCTATTGCCGTGCGCGAAGTGATTCAGGACGCCTATCGGCAAGACCTGTCGATGATTATCTCCGCCGCCTGCGATATCCAGGCAGTACGTCTGCGCGACCCGGCGGTGGACAAGTACTCCACCCCGCTTCTCTATCTGAAGGGCTTCCATGCGTTGCAGGCTTACCGTATTGGCCACTGGTTGTGGAACGAAGGTCGCCGGGCGCTCGCCGTCTATCTGCAGAACGAAATTTCCGTCTCATTCGCTGTCGATATCCACCCTGCGGCGAAAATTGGTCGTGGCATTATGCTTGACCACGCAACCGGCATCGTTGTCGGCGAAACGGCAATTATCGAAGACGATGTCTCGATTCTGCAATCGGTAACGCTTGGCGGTACCGGTAAAACCAGTGGCGATCGTCACCCTAAGATCCGCGAAGGGGTAATGATCGGTGCCGGAGCCAAGATCCTCGGTAACATCGAAGTCGGGCGCGGTGCGAAGATCGGCGCTGGTTCGGTGGTGCTACAACCTGTGCCTCCGCACACCACCGCCGCTGGTGTTCCGGCTCGTATCGTCGGTAAGCCGAACAGCGACAAGCCATCGATGGAAATGGACCAGCACTTCAACGGGATGGTGCCTGGTTTCGAATTTGGTGACGGGATCTGA
- the gpsA gene encoding NAD(P)H-dependent glycerol-3-phosphate dehydrogenase gives MRSAYAAMSVIGAGSYGTALAITLARNGHKVVLWGHNPRHQAQLQADRCHRAFLPDVPFPDTLLVETDLAAAIAASRDLLVVVPSHVFGDVLQQIKPHLRADSRLVWATKGLEKETGRLLQDVAREILGERIPLAVISGPTFAKELAAGMPTAIALAATDSIFAEELQQLLHCGKSFRVYNNPDFIGVQLGGAVKNVIAIGAGMSDGIGFGANARTALITRGLAEMSRLGAALGADPATFMGMAGLGDLVLTCTDNQSRNRRFGMMLGQGSDVEGAQLTIGQVVEGFRNTKEVKVLAERYGVEMPITEQIYQVLYCGKNAHDAALSLLGRTRKDENNGS, from the coding sequence ATGCGTAGCGCTTATGCTGCGATGAGCGTCATCGGTGCCGGTTCTTACGGCACCGCTTTGGCGATAACGCTGGCCCGTAATGGCCATAAGGTGGTGCTGTGGGGCCATAATCCCCGGCACCAGGCTCAGTTACAGGCCGACCGTTGCCACCGCGCTTTCCTTCCCGATGTGCCTTTTCCTGATACGTTGCTGGTTGAAACCGACCTTGCGGCGGCGATAGCGGCCAGTCGCGATCTGCTGGTGGTGGTGCCGAGTCACGTATTTGGCGATGTATTGCAGCAAATCAAGCCCCACTTGCGTGCCGATTCGCGTTTGGTTTGGGCTACTAAAGGCCTGGAAAAAGAGACCGGGCGATTACTCCAGGATGTGGCGCGTGAGATCCTCGGGGAGCGCATTCCGCTGGCGGTGATATCGGGGCCAACCTTCGCCAAAGAGCTGGCGGCTGGCATGCCAACCGCGATTGCACTGGCGGCGACGGATAGCATTTTTGCTGAAGAACTACAGCAGCTATTGCACTGTGGCAAAAGTTTTCGCGTGTACAACAATCCCGATTTTATCGGCGTACAGCTGGGCGGAGCGGTGAAAAACGTTATCGCTATCGGCGCAGGCATGTCGGATGGCATTGGTTTTGGAGCCAATGCCCGCACCGCATTAATCACCCGTGGCCTGGCGGAAATGAGCCGTCTTGGCGCTGCGCTGGGTGCCGATCCTGCCACTTTTATGGGGATGGCCGGGTTGGGCGATTTAGTGCTGACATGCACGGATAACCAGTCACGTAATCGACGCTTTGGCATGATGTTGGGGCAGGGCTCTGATGTTGAGGGCGCTCAGCTGACCATCGGCCAGGTTGTTGAAGGATTCCGCAATACGAAAGAAGTAAAAGTGCTGGCGGAGCGCTACGGTGTTGAGATGCCGATCACTGAGCAAATTTATCAGGTGCTCTATTGCGGCAAAAATGCGCATGACGCAGCATTAAGTTTGCTCGGGCGCACAAGGAAGGACGAGAACAACGGCAGTTAA
- the secB gene encoding protein-export chaperone SecB, whose product MSEQNNSETSFQIQRIYTKDISFEAPNAPQVFQKEWEPEVKLDLDTASSQLADDVYEVVLRVTVTATVGEDSAFLCEVQQAGIFSVGGIEGTQMAHCLGAYCPNILFPYARECITSLVSRGTFPQLNLAPVNFDALFMNYLQQSEGAVQQQDA is encoded by the coding sequence ATGTCAGAACAAAACAATTCCGAGACGTCTTTCCAGATCCAGCGTATTTATACCAAAGACATCTCTTTCGAAGCACCAAACGCGCCACAGGTTTTCCAGAAAGAGTGGGAGCCTGAAGTTAAGCTTGATCTCGATACCGCGTCGAGCCAGCTGGCTGACGATGTGTATGAGGTGGTGCTGCGAGTAACGGTGACCGCTACCGTGGGTGAAGACTCTGCGTTCCTGTGCGAAGTTCAGCAGGCGGGCATCTTCTCAGTCGGTGGCATTGAAGGCACCCAGATGGCGCATTGCCTGGGTGCTTACTGCCCGAACATCCTGTTCCCGTATGCCCGCGAATGCATTACCAGCCTGGTATCGCGTGGTACTTTCCCGCAGCTGAACCTTGCACCGGTTAACTTTGACGCGCTGTTTATGAACTATCTCCAGCAGTCAGAAGGTGCAGTGCAGCAGCAGGACGCGTAA
- the grxC gene encoding glutaredoxin 3, translating into MATVEIYTKATCPFCHRAKALLDQKGASYQEIPIDGDASRREVMIKRSGRTTVPQIFIDAQHIGGCDDLFALDGRNGLEPLLK; encoded by the coding sequence ATGGCCACCGTTGAAATTTACACCAAAGCAACCTGTCCTTTCTGCCACCGGGCAAAAGCGCTGCTGGACCAGAAAGGTGCCAGCTATCAGGAAATCCCGATTGATGGGGACGCCTCCCGGCGAGAGGTGATGATAAAACGCAGCGGTCGGACTACGGTCCCTCAAATTTTTATTGATGCACAGCACATCGGTGGCTGTGATGACCTGTTTGCTCTTGACGGTCGTAACGGTCTTGAGCCGCTGTTAAAATAG
- a CDS encoding rhodanese-like domain-containing protein: MQDIMQFAGNHTILALAWVVLLVLVIVATVKGMFSKVKAISRGEATRLINKEEAVVVDVRGRDDYRKGHISNAINVLAADIKKGSFGELEKHKAQPLIVVCATGTSAVESAAQLSAAGFGQVYVLKDGVSGWSSENLPLVRGK; this comes from the coding sequence ATGCAAGATATTATGCAGTTCGCAGGCAATCACACCATTTTGGCTTTGGCGTGGGTTGTTCTGCTGGTTTTGGTGATCGTGGCCACTGTTAAGGGCATGTTTTCCAAAGTAAAAGCAATTAGCCGTGGTGAAGCGACCCGATTAATTAACAAAGAAGAAGCCGTGGTAGTGGACGTGCGTGGGCGTGATGATTACCGCAAGGGCCATATTTCCAATGCGATTAACGTGCTGGCTGCGGATATTAAAAAAGGTAGCTTCGGCGAGCTGGAAAAACATAAAGCCCAGCCGCTGATCGTGGTATGTGCCACCGGCACCTCCGCTGTCGAATCCGCAGCGCAACTGAGTGCAGCGGGTTTCGGCCAGGTGTACGTGCTGAAAGACGGCGTTTCCGGTTGGAGCAGCGAGAATCTGCCATTGGTTCGCGGCAAATAA
- the envC gene encoding murein hydrolase activator EnvC: MRDKVTVLHSRTPRYLQVKALPQRVSLSILTASALCTGALLFSFFALAADDSKSQLQSIQQDIAAKEKSVQRQKRQRSELLDQLQSQEKIIAQASRQLRVTQDNLSTLNKEIAGLAASMTQLQQRQKQQESSLSAQLDAAFRQGQHSGLQLILSGEESQRSERMLAYFGYLNEARQKAIEALRQTHSDLTLQQTSLVAKQTQQKSLLTQQQSQTQKLEGARLARKKTLTTLESSLEKDQAQLVELQHNEIRLRDKLAKAEREARARAEQEAREAEKVRQREAQAKSKGSTYKPTDSERALISRTGGLGRPAGQALWPVRGGIEHRFGEQLQGELRWKGLVIGAPEGTEVKAIADGRVLMADWLQGYGLVVVIEHGKGDMSLYGYNQSALVSVGTQVHAGQPIALVGTSGGRGTPSLYFEIRRQGQAVNPLPWLGR; this comes from the coding sequence ATGAGGGATAAAGTAACAGTGTTACATTCACGGACCCCGCGTTATCTGCAGGTGAAAGCACTGCCACAACGTGTAAGCTTGTCCATCCTGACCGCCAGTGCACTCTGCACCGGGGCACTGTTGTTCTCTTTTTTTGCGCTGGCAGCCGATGACAGCAAATCACAGCTGCAAAGCATTCAGCAAGATATCGCGGCGAAAGAGAAGAGCGTACAGCGGCAAAAACGGCAGCGCAGCGAATTGCTGGACCAGCTGCAAAGTCAGGAAAAAATAATTGCGCAAGCCAGCCGTCAGTTGCGCGTCACTCAGGACAACCTGTCTACGCTGAATAAAGAGATTGCCGGACTGGCCGCCTCAATGACTCAACTTCAGCAGCGGCAAAAGCAGCAGGAATCCAGCCTTAGCGCGCAGCTCGATGCCGCATTCCGTCAGGGTCAGCATAGCGGTTTGCAGCTCATCCTGAGCGGTGAAGAGAGCCAACGTAGCGAACGCATGCTGGCTTATTTTGGCTACCTGAACGAGGCGCGGCAAAAAGCGATTGAGGCGCTCAGACAGACGCACAGCGACCTGACGCTGCAGCAAACCAGCCTGGTCGCTAAACAGACGCAACAAAAATCCCTCTTAACGCAGCAGCAATCGCAGACACAGAAACTGGAAGGGGCACGCCTGGCGCGTAAAAAAACCCTGACTACCCTTGAGTCCTCCCTGGAAAAAGATCAGGCGCAGCTGGTTGAGCTGCAGCATAACGAGATTCGTCTGCGTGATAAGCTGGCTAAAGCTGAACGTGAGGCCAGGGCGCGGGCAGAGCAGGAAGCGCGTGAAGCCGAGAAAGTACGCCAGCGTGAAGCACAGGCCAAAAGTAAAGGCTCGACCTATAAACCTACCGACAGCGAGCGCGCCCTGATATCGCGTACCGGCGGGCTTGGGCGGCCAGCGGGACAGGCGCTATGGCCAGTTCGCGGCGGTATTGAACACCGCTTTGGCGAACAGTTACAGGGAGAGCTGCGCTGGAAAGGGCTGGTGATTGGTGCTCCCGAAGGGACCGAAGTCAAAGCGATCGCCGATGGCCGCGTCCTCATGGCTGACTGGCTGCAAGGGTACGGTCTGGTGGTGGTGATTGAACACGGTAAAGGCGATATGAGCCTGTATGGTTACAATCAGAGCGCGCTGGTCAGCGTGGGGACCCAGGTGCACGCCGGGCAGCCCATTGCTCTGGTCGGCACCAGCGGTGGCCGTGGCACACCTTCACTCTATTTTGAAATTCGCCGCCAGGGACAGGCCGTCAATCCACTACCGTGGTTAGGAAGATAA
- a CDS encoding divergent polysaccharide deacetylase family protein, which yields MQQLRKLGEVLIAIAIASPASAAKLSIVIDDFGYRPAQEQQVLQMPAAISVAVLPHAPHAREMATKAHQSGHEVLIHLPMAPLSKQPLEKDTLRPDMSTEEIGRIIREAAAAVPYAVGLNNHMGSAMTSSLPGMQKVMRVLNHYQFYFLDSMTIGNSQATRAAAGTSVKVVKRRVFLDDSQNEADIRVQFTRAVRLAQRDGSAIAIGHPHPSTVRVLQQMLTTLPADVTLVRPSQLLNATQHINPAPLPADSKAHPLKPRNPFRGDAVCPVKAAPVPASRALGTITESIKNNQMVQDTCRKLSVKFSF from the coding sequence ATGCAACAACTGCGAAAACTCGGCGAGGTGCTGATTGCCATCGCTATCGCCAGCCCGGCCTCGGCCGCTAAACTTTCGATTGTCATTGATGATTTTGGCTATCGTCCCGCACAAGAGCAGCAGGTGTTACAGATGCCTGCCGCCATTTCCGTCGCCGTGCTACCTCATGCGCCACACGCACGAGAAATGGCCACCAAAGCCCATCAGAGCGGTCATGAGGTGCTTATCCATCTGCCGATGGCACCGTTGAGCAAACAGCCGCTGGAGAAAGATACCCTGCGCCCTGATATGTCCACGGAGGAGATCGGCCGGATTATCCGTGAGGCCGCTGCCGCAGTACCCTATGCCGTCGGCCTGAATAATCACATGGGTAGCGCGATGACCTCCAGCCTGCCGGGGATGCAGAAAGTGATGCGGGTACTGAATCACTATCAATTTTATTTCCTGGACAGCATGACTATCGGCAACAGTCAGGCCACCCGCGCAGCGGCAGGTACGAGTGTGAAGGTGGTTAAACGTCGGGTGTTTCTGGACGACAGCCAGAATGAAGCGGATATCCGCGTACAGTTCACTCGCGCGGTGCGCCTCGCCCAACGCGACGGCTCAGCCATTGCGATAGGCCACCCTCACCCATCGACGGTCAGGGTACTCCAGCAGATGCTGACAACCTTACCCGCAGACGTTACCCTGGTGCGCCCCAGTCAGTTGCTCAATGCCACACAGCATATTAACCCGGCCCCTTTGCCCGCAGACAGCAAAGCACATCCGCTGAAACCGCGTAATCCTTTCCGTGGCGATGCTGTTTGCCCTGTAAAAGCGGCTCCGGTTCCGGCATCGCGGGCGCTGGGCACCATCACCGAGAGCATTAAGAACAACCAAATGGTGCAAGATACTTGCAGAAAACTTTCCGTGAAGTTCAGCTTTTAA
- the rfaD gene encoding ADP-glyceromanno-heptose 6-epimerase, translating to MIIVTGGAGLIGSNIIKALNDKGLTDILVVDNLKDGTKFANLVDLNIADYMDKEDFLIAILADEDFGDVEAVFHEGACSSTTEWDGKYMMDNNYQYSKELLHWCLEHQVPFLYASSAATYGGRNADFIEERQYEQPLNVYGYSKMLFDHYVRDILPEAQSQVCGFRYFNVYGPREGHKGSMASVAFHLNTQLKNGENPKLFAGSDGFKRDFIYVEDVASVNLWFWENAVSGIFNCGTGRAESFQEVADAALKYHQSGDIEYIPFPEKLKGRYQEFTLADLTKLRAAGYDKPFKTVAEGVADYMAWLNRNA from the coding sequence ATGATTATCGTTACCGGCGGTGCTGGATTAATTGGTAGTAACATTATTAAAGCGCTTAATGACAAGGGTCTCACCGACATTCTGGTGGTCGATAACCTGAAAGACGGCACTAAATTCGCTAACCTTGTCGACCTGAATATTGCCGACTACATGGATAAAGAAGACTTCCTGATTGCGATTCTGGCAGATGAAGACTTCGGCGATGTCGAAGCCGTTTTCCATGAAGGCGCGTGCTCTTCCACTACCGAGTGGGATGGCAAATACATGATGGATAACAACTATCAGTACTCAAAAGAGCTGCTGCACTGGTGCCTGGAACATCAGGTTCCGTTCCTGTATGCCTCATCTGCCGCCACCTACGGTGGGCGTAACGCCGACTTTATCGAAGAACGCCAGTATGAACAGCCGCTGAATGTTTACGGCTACTCTAAAATGCTGTTTGATCACTACGTGCGTGACATTCTGCCAGAAGCGCAGTCGCAAGTATGTGGGTTCCGTTATTTCAACGTTTACGGGCCGCGTGAAGGGCATAAAGGCAGCATGGCGAGCGTGGCATTCCATCTCAACACCCAGCTGAAGAACGGCGAAAATCCTAAACTGTTCGCAGGAAGCGACGGCTTCAAACGCGACTTCATCTACGTGGAAGATGTCGCCTCGGTGAATTTGTGGTTCTGGGAAAATGCCGTTTCCGGCATCTTTAACTGCGGTACCGGTCGCGCCGAATCCTTCCAGGAAGTCGCCGACGCCGCGCTGAAATACCATCAGAGCGGTGACATTGAATACATCCCTTTCCCGGAAAAACTGAAAGGTCGTTATCAGGAATTTACGCTGGCCGATCTGACCAAACTGCGCGCAGCGGGCTACGATAAGCCTTTTAAGACCGTTGCAGAAGGTGTCGCGGACTATATGGCGTGGTTGAACCGTAACGCGTAA
- the rfaF gene encoding ADP-heptose--LPS heptosyltransferase RfaF produces MKILVIGPSWVGDMMMSHSLYRTLKTENPETVIDVMAPAWCRPLLSRMPEVNQALPMPLGHGALQIAERRRLGKSLQATGYDRAIVLPGSFKSALVPFFAAVPRRTGWRGEMRYGLLNDLRVLDKTAFPLMVQRYVALGYDKAIIRSANDLPQPLLRPELKVLDAEKQTTIGAFKLDNQRPMVGFCPGAEFGPAKRWPHYHYAALAQRLIAQGYQILLFGSAKDHDTGQQILTSLSEGSRLHCRNLAGETQLEQAVILLACCHAIVSNDSGLMHIAAALDRPLIALYGPSSPDFTPPLSEKARVIRLITGYHKLRKGDAEEGYHQSLIDITPQRVMAELTMLHPTSGV; encoded by the coding sequence ATGAAAATTCTGGTTATCGGCCCTTCATGGGTCGGCGATATGATGATGTCACACAGTCTCTATCGCACCCTGAAGACCGAAAATCCTGAAACGGTCATCGATGTGATGGCGCCCGCATGGTGCCGTCCGTTACTGTCACGCATGCCGGAAGTCAACCAGGCATTGCCGATGCCGCTGGGCCACGGTGCGCTACAAATTGCTGAACGCCGTCGCCTGGGTAAGTCGTTGCAGGCGACTGGTTATGACCGTGCTATCGTGCTGCCTGGCTCGTTCAAATCTGCGCTTGTGCCCTTTTTCGCCGCCGTTCCACGCCGTACCGGCTGGCGCGGTGAGATGCGTTACGGGCTGTTGAATGACCTGCGCGTATTGGACAAAACCGCCTTCCCGCTGATGGTGCAGCGCTATGTGGCGTTGGGCTATGACAAAGCCATCATCCGCAGCGCCAACGATCTGCCGCAGCCGCTGCTGCGCCCTGAGCTTAAGGTGCTGGACGCAGAAAAACAGACCACCATCGGGGCCTTCAAACTGGATAACCAGCGGCCGATGGTGGGGTTCTGTCCCGGTGCGGAATTCGGCCCGGCCAAACGCTGGCCGCACTATCACTACGCTGCACTGGCGCAACGTCTCATCGCACAGGGTTATCAAATCTTGTTGTTTGGTTCTGCCAAAGACCATGACACCGGGCAGCAGATCCTGACAAGCCTGTCAGAGGGCTCACGTCTACATTGCCGCAATCTTGCCGGTGAAACCCAACTTGAACAGGCCGTTATCCTGCTTGCCTGCTGTCACGCTATCGTCAGCAATGACTCCGGGCTGATGCATATTGCTGCCGCGCTGGATCGCCCGCTGATTGCACTCTATGGTCCGAGCAGCCCTGACTTCACCCCGCCGCTGTCTGAGAAAGCACGGGTCATTCGTTTGATTACCGGCTATCACAAACTGCGCAAAGGGGATGCTGAAGAAGGCTATCACCAGAGCCTGATCGATATTACGCCACAACGGGTCATGGCCGAACTGACCATGCTTCACCCCACTTCAGGAGTTTGA
- the rfaC gene encoding lipopolysaccharide heptosyltransferase RfaC → MQVLMIKTSSMGDVLHSLPALTDAMRAIPGIRFDWVVEEGFAQIPCWHPAVDRVLPVAIRRWRKHWFGSQTREERVEFKRELQSREYDAIIDAQGLIKSAALVTRLAKGIKHGADSRSAREPFASWWYDKRYEISKQQHAVQRTRELFAKSLNYPLPATTGDYAIARHFTQELPEDARQYLVFLHATTRDNKHWPESHWRELIALMQPSGLRIKLPWGAGHEYQRALRLAEGFDFVEVLPKLTLEQVARTLAGARAVVSVDTGLSHLTAALDRPNITLYGPTDPGLIGGYGKHQQALISPDKNMATLNAEIVQTALQQVIA, encoded by the coding sequence ATGCAGGTCCTGATGATTAAAACTTCCTCGATGGGGGACGTACTGCACTCACTGCCGGCGCTCACCGATGCGATGCGAGCTATTCCCGGGATCCGTTTCGACTGGGTAGTCGAAGAGGGCTTTGCCCAAATCCCTTGCTGGCATCCGGCCGTGGATCGCGTGCTGCCGGTAGCGATACGCCGCTGGCGCAAGCACTGGTTTGGCAGCCAGACGCGCGAAGAGCGCGTAGAGTTTAAACGTGAACTGCAATCGCGTGAATATGACGCCATCATCGATGCTCAGGGGCTGATTAAGAGCGCAGCGCTGGTCACCCGCCTGGCAAAAGGCATAAAACATGGTGCCGATAGCCGCAGCGCCCGGGAACCCTTTGCCAGCTGGTGGTACGACAAACGCTATGAAATCAGCAAACAACAACATGCGGTACAGCGTACCCGCGAGCTGTTCGCCAAAAGTCTGAACTATCCGCTACCTGCAACAACCGGTGACTATGCTATCGCCCGGCACTTTACTCAGGAATTGCCCGAGGATGCCAGGCAGTATCTGGTTTTCCTGCATGCCACCACCCGCGATAACAAACACTGGCCGGAGAGCCACTGGCGTGAGCTGATCGCTTTGATGCAACCATCAGGTTTGCGCATCAAATTGCCTTGGGGAGCCGGACATGAATACCAGCGTGCGCTGCGGTTGGCAGAGGGCTTTGACTTTGTGGAGGTTCTGCCCAAACTGACGCTGGAGCAGGTCGCACGTACGCTGGCCGGTGCACGCGCCGTGGTGTCAGTCGATACCGGACTAAGCCACCTTACCGCCGCACTTGACCGCCCCAATATTACCCTGTACGGCCCAACCGATCCGGGGCTGATTGGCGGCTATGGCAAACATCAACAGGCGCTAATTTCACCTGATAAAAATATGGCAACACTTAACGCTGAGATAGTTCAGACAGCGCTACAGCAGGTTATAGCATGA
- a CDS encoding glycosyltransferase encodes MKKLHIINLAKMGGVERLFLQYINETTDGSDAVICVSNDIGEEIKRQMPQQKVTFATRLCNKLTLRCPQFLRKYLLQWKIFRANADVIIVWDLIPGLAAKPDRGKLLYYDHGCSWRYARNAKTLRFFSMLDGVISASHASKRVMALRFNLPCPNPVVINRIKTPPGISHQPKVPHTPLRLGTASRLVSLKGISVSLLTLDELIRRGHDVIMEIAGKGPDKEAFETLADKLKLNDRVTFSGFQHNVSDFFNRIDIYMSTPVTEPFGLSCMEALYYGVPVIFPLVDGQPEAVSDGVCGLGISPKVSVTEHHKLSGLNVDFPYDVYDPVNDTMVPPMLLSHIDCADAVEKLMVEDTYRHLSLNAQTYSVQLSNFEMFKKEFDNTLNLFTGQ; translated from the coding sequence ATGAAAAAACTCCATATTATCAATTTGGCAAAAATGGGTGGAGTCGAGCGCCTGTTTCTGCAATACATCAATGAAACCACCGATGGCAGCGATGCGGTAATCTGTGTAAGCAATGATATCGGTGAAGAAATTAAGCGCCAGATGCCGCAACAAAAGGTGACCTTTGCTACCCGGTTATGCAATAAGTTAACGCTACGCTGTCCGCAGTTTTTGCGTAAGTATCTGTTACAATGGAAAATATTTAGGGCCAATGCCGATGTCATCATTGTCTGGGATCTGATCCCCGGGCTGGCTGCCAAACCTGATCGAGGCAAGCTGCTCTACTACGATCACGGTTGTTCGTGGCGCTATGCTCGTAACGCAAAAACGCTACGCTTCTTTTCCATGCTGGACGGCGTCATTTCAGCTTCACATGCTTCGAAAAGAGTCATGGCATTGCGTTTCAACCTGCCCTGCCCGAACCCGGTAGTCATTAACCGTATTAAAACTCCGCCCGGCATAAGTCATCAACCAAAGGTACCGCACACACCGCTGCGACTCGGTACGGCATCGCGCTTAGTCAGCCTGAAAGGGATTAGCGTGTCACTGCTGACGCTGGATGAATTAATCCGCCGTGGTCATGACGTTATTATGGAAATTGCCGGAAAAGGCCCGGACAAAGAGGCTTTTGAAACTCTGGCAGATAAACTGAAGTTAAACGATCGCGTCACATTCAGTGGTTTTCAGCATAATGTGTCTGATTTCTTCAACCGCATTGATATTTACATGAGCACTCCGGTCACTGAGCCTTTCGGCTTGTCTTGTATGGAGGCTCTCTATTACGGCGTCCCGGTTATTTTCCCGCTTGTCGATGGTCAGCCAGAAGCCGTCAGTGATGGCGTATGTGGGCTGGGGATCTCACCAAAGGTGTCGGTAACAGAACATCACAAACTTTCAGGGTTAAACGTTGATTTTCCCTATGACGTTTACGATCCGGTGAATGACACTATGGTCCCACCAATGCTGCTATCCCATATTGATTGTGCTGATGCAGTAGAGAAGTTGATGGTGGAAGACACATATCGCCATTTAAGCCTTAATGCACAGACTTACTCCGTACAATTATCAAACTTTGAAATGTTTAAAAAAGAGTTTGACAACACACTCAATCTTTTTACCGGACAGTAA